A DNA window from Pogona vitticeps strain Pit_001003342236 chromosome 2, PviZW2.1, whole genome shotgun sequence contains the following coding sequences:
- the LOC144587186 gene encoding uncharacterized protein LOC144587186 isoform X3: protein MPPDQLLVSFEEVVVSFSREEWDRLDPGQRTLYKEVMLENYKSVVSVVPRPPLLSWLEEGDNAFLQDPSDTEDFSGKARGGSPPTFPKKGPQKRKEVKGLKLPFSFEEVALYFSRDEWTLLDPGQRALYQEVLLENYRNVASLAPKPALISMLEEGDDPFVREPSDDGCSGGGCPVLSGDGRDNDTQCEQQNRKRGIKKHGNKLVTSKGSDLSLKGSTKAFHKREKGTKYALCGRNLKRHGYFQKNHRGERTEKGGKQMRSSAELNRWRRSHPSKKPYKCSVCGKGFGKSTKLRHHQRVHTGEKPYECSDCGRRFCQSSSLKCHQRIHTGEKPYRCSVCGMAFRWSFSFRAHQKFHTGEKPFECSECGKSFCHSAGLKNHQRIHTGEKPYECSECGKTFTWKLSLKNHQRVHTGEKPYPCFECGKSFGQNSELKSHQRLHSGEKPYECSECGRRFGYSSNLREHQKIHTGEKPYKCVECGKSFSRSAFLKSHERIHTGEKPYKCLECGRQYRRTSNLYSHQKSHMLENGGGEGGKSVSRDSTLRKHQSGHAGEKPHKCSACGKSFSQRSTLKSHQRVHTGEKPYKCTECGRSFSESVSLKNHTKIHTGEKPYQCSECGRRFSLRSYLSHHKRVHTGEKPYKCAVCGVSFRWSFSFRVHQSSHTADKPYQCSECGRSFSHRSYLAHHKSVHTGEKPYKCSTCGSCFTQKSSLEKHQRIHTGEKPFQCLVCGRTFREVTLLKNHESIHTGERPCPCSECGKSFSRNADLKAHQRLHSGEKPYQCSECGRSFRYSSNLREHQRIHTGEKPYKCSECGKSFSQGAGLRKHERVHTGEKPHKCPECEKSFSDRNTLKEHQRVHTGEKPFKCLECGKQFRRSSDLSLHQKLHTGENKCEECGKSFSQRSDLTKHRRVHTGEKPYKCLECGKSFSQSSALKSHQKVHAGEDPYKSTEGGKSQSLHMGENPYKCSECGRTFRYNSKLKIHERIHTGEKPYKCPECGKSFSQNSELKSHQRLHTGEKPYKCSECGRCFRCSSKLTVHQRLHTGEKPYKCLECGKSFSQSSNLKNHQRVHTGEKPYKCLECGKSFSESARLRHHQRFHSGEKPYKCSECGKDFSERSNLRRHERLHTGEKPYKCPSCGKSFSQKSSLKRHESMHVEEEEPQK, encoded by the exons ATGCCCCCGGATCAG CTCCTGGTCTCCTTTGAGGAGGTGGTCGTGTCTTTCTCTCGAGAGGAGTGGGATCGCCTGGATCCGGGCCAGAGGACTCTCTACAAAGAGGTCATGCTGGAGAATTACAAGAGTGTGGTCTCTGTGG TTCCCAgacctcctctcctctcctggtTGGAGGAAGGAGACAATGCATTTCTCCAGGACCCGTCGGACACTGAAGACTTCTCAG GGAAGGCGCGGGGAGGGTCACCTCCTACGTTTCCTAAGAAAGGAcctcaaaaaaggaaggaagtgaaGGGGCTTAAG CTCCCATTctcctttgaggaggtggccctGTATTTTTCCCGGGATGAGTGGACTCTCCTGGATCCGGGACAGAGGGCTCTCTACCAGGAGGTCCTGCTGGAGAACTATCGGAATGTGGCTTCTCTGG CTCCCAAACCTGCCCTCATCTCCATGCTGGAAGAAGGGGACGATCCCTTTGTCAGGGAGCCATCCGATGATGGGTGCTCAGGAGGGGGCTGCCCAG TTCTTTCAGGTGACGGAAGGGACAACGATACACAGTGTGAGCAGCAGAACAGGAAAAGGGGAATAAAAAAGCATGGGAATAAATTGGTCACTTCGAAAGGCAGTGACCTCAGTTTGAAAGGAAGCACAAAGGCATTTcacaagagagagaaggggacaaAATATGCCCTGTGCGGAAGGAACTTGAAGAGGCATGGATACTTTCAGAAGAATCACAGAGGGGAGAGAACCGAGAAGGGTGGGAAACAAATGCGCTCAAGTGCAGAGTTAAACAGGTGGAGAAGATCCCACCCATCCAAGAAACCCTATAAGTGTTCAGTTTGTGGGAAGGGCTTTGGTAAAAGCACAAAGCTTAGACACCATCAAAGGGttcacaccggagagaaaccctatgaatGCTCGGACTGTGGAAGGCGCTTCTGTCAGAGCTCCAGCCTTAAAtgccatcaaagaatccacactggggagaagccctacAGATGCTCGGTCTGCGGAATGGCTTTCCGCTGGAGCTTCTCCTTCCGAGCGCATCAGAAGTttcatactggggagaagccCTTTGAGTGctcagagtgtggaaagagcttctgtcACAGTGCAGGTCTTAAAAACCACcaaagaatccacactggggagaaaccctatgaatgctcagagtgtggaaagacctttaccTGGAAATTATCCCTCAAAAACCATCAAAGGGTCCACACCGGAGAGAAGCCCTATCCATGCTTTGAATGCGGGAAGAGCTTCGGTCAAAATTCAGAGCTCAAAAGCCACCAAAGACTCCActcaggggagaagccctacgAATGCTCAGAGTGCGGAAGAAGATTCGGATACAGTTCAAACCTTAGGGAGCATCAAaaaatccacacgggggagaagccctataaatgcgtagagtgtggaaagagttttagtcgaAGTGCGTTCCTTAAAAGCCATGagcgaatccacacaggggagaaaccctacaaatgtttAGAATGTGGCAGGCAGTACAGACGCACCTCAAACCTTTACTCACATCAGAAAAGCCACATGTTGGAGAACGGAGGTGGAGAAGGTGGGAAGAGCGTCAGCCGGGACTCCACCCTGAGAAAGCATCAAAGTGGCCACGCTGGGGAGAAACCCCACAAATGCTCAgcctgtggaaagagcttcagtcagaggtCAACCCTTAAAAGCCACCAAAGAGttcatacaggggagaagccgtacaaatgcacagaatgtggaaggagcttcagtgAGAGTGTGTCCCTCAAAAACCATACAAAaatccacaccggggagaagccgTACCAGTGCTCAGAGTGCGGAAGGAGATTCAGCCTCAGATCCTACCTGTCACACCACAAAAGagtccacactggggagaagccctacAAATGTGCCGTGTGTGGTGTGTCTTTTCGTTGGAGCTTCTCCTTTCGAGTGCATCAAAGCAGCCATACTGCTGATAAGCCGTACCAGTGCTCGGAGTGCGGAAGGAGTTTCAGCCATCGGTCCTACCTTGCACACCACAAGAGtgtccacactggggagaagccctacAAGTGCTCAACGTGTGGGTCGTGCTTCACCCAGAAGTCATCCCTGGAAAAACACCAGAGAATTCATACCGGGGAGAAGCCCTTTCAGTGCTTGGTGTGCGGAAGGACGTTCAGAGAGGTGACCCTTCTCAAGAACCATGAGAGCATCCACACTGGGGAGAGGCCCTGTCCATGCTctgagtgtgggaagagcttcagtcgaaATGCGGACCTCAAAGCCCACCAAAGACTCCACTCGGGGGAGAAGCCCTACCAGTGCTCAGAGTGTGGAAGGAGCTTCAGGTACAGCTCAAACCTGAGGgaacatcaaagaatccacactggggagaagccctaTAAGTGCtccgaatgtggaaagagcttcagtcaaggtgcaggccttagaaagcacgaaagagtccacacaggagagaaaccccatAAGTGCCCAGAGTGTGAGAAAAGCTTCTCCGATAGAAATACTCTTAAAGAGCACCAAAGagtccacactggggagaaacctttcaaatgcttggagtgtgggaagcAGTTCCGACGCAGCTCAGACCTTTCCTTGCACCAGAAACTCCACACGGGGGAGAAtaaatgtgaggaatgtgggaagagcttcagtcagagatcAGATCTTACAAAGCATCGAAGAgtccacaccggggagaagccctataaatgcctcgagtgtgggaagagcttcagtcagagctcaGCCCTTAAAAGCCACCAAAAGGTCCACGCTGGGGAGGACCCCTATAAAAGCACTGAAGGTGGGAAGAGCCAAAGTCTTCACATGGGGGAAAATCCCTACAAATGCTCCGAGTGTGGAAGGACCTTCAGATACAACTCGAAGCTGAAGATacatgaaaggattcacactggagagaagccttataaatgtcctgaatgtgggaagagcttcagtcaaaatTCAGAACTCAAAAGCCATCAAAGGcttcacacgggagagaaaccctacaaatgctcaGAGTGTGGGAGATGCTTTAGGTGCAGCTCAAAGCTGACGGTACATCAAAGacttcacacaggggagaagccctataaatgcctcgagtgtgggaagagcttcagtcagagctcaAACCTTAAAAACCATCAAAGAGTCCACACCGGagagaagccttataaatgcctcgagtgtgggaagagcttcagcgaGAGTGCGCGCCTTAGACATCATCAAAGATTTCACTCCGGGGAGAAGCCTTACAAGTGCTCTGAGTGCGGCAAGGACTTCAGTGAGAGATCAAACCTCAGAAGGCATGAAAGACTCCATACCggggagaagccctataaatgcCCCAgctgcggaaagagcttcagtcagaaatcCTCTCTTAAAAGGCATGAAAGTATGCATGTAGAGGAGGAGGAACCCCAGAAATAG
- the LOC144587186 gene encoding uncharacterized protein LOC144587186 isoform X2, which translates to MPPDQLLVSFEEVVVSFSREEWDRLDPGQRTLYKEVMLENYKSVVSVVPRPPLLSWLEEGDNAFLQDPSDTEDFSVSPSLCPTGKARGGSPPTFPKKGPQKRKEVKGLKLPFSFEEVALYFSRDEWTLLDPGQRALYQEVLLENYRNVASLAPKPALISMLEEGDDPFVREPSDDGCSGGGCPGDGRDNDTQCEQQNRKRGIKKHGNKLVTSKGSDLSLKGSTKAFHKREKGTKYALCGRNLKRHGYFQKNHRGERTEKGGKQMRSSAELNRWRRSHPSKKPYKCSVCGKGFGKSTKLRHHQRVHTGEKPYECSDCGRRFCQSSSLKCHQRIHTGEKPYRCSVCGMAFRWSFSFRAHQKFHTGEKPFECSECGKSFCHSAGLKNHQRIHTGEKPYECSECGKTFTWKLSLKNHQRVHTGEKPYPCFECGKSFGQNSELKSHQRLHSGEKPYECSECGRRFGYSSNLREHQKIHTGEKPYKCVECGKSFSRSAFLKSHERIHTGEKPYKCLECGRQYRRTSNLYSHQKSHMLENGGGEGGKSVSRDSTLRKHQSGHAGEKPHKCSACGKSFSQRSTLKSHQRVHTGEKPYKCTECGRSFSESVSLKNHTKIHTGEKPYQCSECGRRFSLRSYLSHHKRVHTGEKPYKCAVCGVSFRWSFSFRVHQSSHTADKPYQCSECGRSFSHRSYLAHHKSVHTGEKPYKCSTCGSCFTQKSSLEKHQRIHTGEKPFQCLVCGRTFREVTLLKNHESIHTGERPCPCSECGKSFSRNADLKAHQRLHSGEKPYQCSECGRSFRYSSNLREHQRIHTGEKPYKCSECGKSFSQGAGLRKHERVHTGEKPHKCPECEKSFSDRNTLKEHQRVHTGEKPFKCLECGKQFRRSSDLSLHQKLHTGENKCEECGKSFSQRSDLTKHRRVHTGEKPYKCLECGKSFSQSSALKSHQKVHAGEDPYKSTEGGKSQSLHMGENPYKCSECGRTFRYNSKLKIHERIHTGEKPYKCPECGKSFSQNSELKSHQRLHTGEKPYKCSECGRCFRCSSKLTVHQRLHTGEKPYKCLECGKSFSQSSNLKNHQRVHTGEKPYKCLECGKSFSESARLRHHQRFHSGEKPYKCSECGKDFSERSNLRRHERLHTGEKPYKCPSCGKSFSQKSSLKRHESMHVEEEEPQK; encoded by the exons ATGCCCCCGGATCAG CTCCTGGTCTCCTTTGAGGAGGTGGTCGTGTCTTTCTCTCGAGAGGAGTGGGATCGCCTGGATCCGGGCCAGAGGACTCTCTACAAAGAGGTCATGCTGGAGAATTACAAGAGTGTGGTCTCTGTGG TTCCCAgacctcctctcctctcctggtTGGAGGAAGGAGACAATGCATTTCTCCAGGACCCGTCGGACACTGAAGACTTCTCAG tttctccatctcTGTGTCCCACAGGGAAGGCGCGGGGAGGGTCACCTCCTACGTTTCCTAAGAAAGGAcctcaaaaaaggaaggaagtgaaGGGGCTTAAG CTCCCATTctcctttgaggaggtggccctGTATTTTTCCCGGGATGAGTGGACTCTCCTGGATCCGGGACAGAGGGCTCTCTACCAGGAGGTCCTGCTGGAGAACTATCGGAATGTGGCTTCTCTGG CTCCCAAACCTGCCCTCATCTCCATGCTGGAAGAAGGGGACGATCCCTTTGTCAGGGAGCCATCCGATGATGGGTGCTCAGGAGGGGGCTGCCCAG GTGACGGAAGGGACAACGATACACAGTGTGAGCAGCAGAACAGGAAAAGGGGAATAAAAAAGCATGGGAATAAATTGGTCACTTCGAAAGGCAGTGACCTCAGTTTGAAAGGAAGCACAAAGGCATTTcacaagagagagaaggggacaaAATATGCCCTGTGCGGAAGGAACTTGAAGAGGCATGGATACTTTCAGAAGAATCACAGAGGGGAGAGAACCGAGAAGGGTGGGAAACAAATGCGCTCAAGTGCAGAGTTAAACAGGTGGAGAAGATCCCACCCATCCAAGAAACCCTATAAGTGTTCAGTTTGTGGGAAGGGCTTTGGTAAAAGCACAAAGCTTAGACACCATCAAAGGGttcacaccggagagaaaccctatgaatGCTCGGACTGTGGAAGGCGCTTCTGTCAGAGCTCCAGCCTTAAAtgccatcaaagaatccacactggggagaagccctacAGATGCTCGGTCTGCGGAATGGCTTTCCGCTGGAGCTTCTCCTTCCGAGCGCATCAGAAGTttcatactggggagaagccCTTTGAGTGctcagagtgtggaaagagcttctgtcACAGTGCAGGTCTTAAAAACCACcaaagaatccacactggggagaaaccctatgaatgctcagagtgtggaaagacctttaccTGGAAATTATCCCTCAAAAACCATCAAAGGGTCCACACCGGAGAGAAGCCCTATCCATGCTTTGAATGCGGGAAGAGCTTCGGTCAAAATTCAGAGCTCAAAAGCCACCAAAGACTCCActcaggggagaagccctacgAATGCTCAGAGTGCGGAAGAAGATTCGGATACAGTTCAAACCTTAGGGAGCATCAAaaaatccacacgggggagaagccctataaatgcgtagagtgtggaaagagttttagtcgaAGTGCGTTCCTTAAAAGCCATGagcgaatccacacaggggagaaaccctacaaatgtttAGAATGTGGCAGGCAGTACAGACGCACCTCAAACCTTTACTCACATCAGAAAAGCCACATGTTGGAGAACGGAGGTGGAGAAGGTGGGAAGAGCGTCAGCCGGGACTCCACCCTGAGAAAGCATCAAAGTGGCCACGCTGGGGAGAAACCCCACAAATGCTCAgcctgtggaaagagcttcagtcagaggtCAACCCTTAAAAGCCACCAAAGAGttcatacaggggagaagccgtacaaatgcacagaatgtggaaggagcttcagtgAGAGTGTGTCCCTCAAAAACCATACAAAaatccacaccggggagaagccgTACCAGTGCTCAGAGTGCGGAAGGAGATTCAGCCTCAGATCCTACCTGTCACACCACAAAAGagtccacactggggagaagccctacAAATGTGCCGTGTGTGGTGTGTCTTTTCGTTGGAGCTTCTCCTTTCGAGTGCATCAAAGCAGCCATACTGCTGATAAGCCGTACCAGTGCTCGGAGTGCGGAAGGAGTTTCAGCCATCGGTCCTACCTTGCACACCACAAGAGtgtccacactggggagaagccctacAAGTGCTCAACGTGTGGGTCGTGCTTCACCCAGAAGTCATCCCTGGAAAAACACCAGAGAATTCATACCGGGGAGAAGCCCTTTCAGTGCTTGGTGTGCGGAAGGACGTTCAGAGAGGTGACCCTTCTCAAGAACCATGAGAGCATCCACACTGGGGAGAGGCCCTGTCCATGCTctgagtgtgggaagagcttcagtcgaaATGCGGACCTCAAAGCCCACCAAAGACTCCACTCGGGGGAGAAGCCCTACCAGTGCTCAGAGTGTGGAAGGAGCTTCAGGTACAGCTCAAACCTGAGGgaacatcaaagaatccacactggggagaagccctaTAAGTGCtccgaatgtggaaagagcttcagtcaaggtgcaggccttagaaagcacgaaagagtccacacaggagagaaaccccatAAGTGCCCAGAGTGTGAGAAAAGCTTCTCCGATAGAAATACTCTTAAAGAGCACCAAAGagtccacactggggagaaacctttcaaatgcttggagtgtgggaagcAGTTCCGACGCAGCTCAGACCTTTCCTTGCACCAGAAACTCCACACGGGGGAGAAtaaatgtgaggaatgtgggaagagcttcagtcagagatcAGATCTTACAAAGCATCGAAGAgtccacaccggggagaagccctataaatgcctcgagtgtgggaagagcttcagtcagagctcaGCCCTTAAAAGCCACCAAAAGGTCCACGCTGGGGAGGACCCCTATAAAAGCACTGAAGGTGGGAAGAGCCAAAGTCTTCACATGGGGGAAAATCCCTACAAATGCTCCGAGTGTGGAAGGACCTTCAGATACAACTCGAAGCTGAAGATacatgaaaggattcacactggagagaagccttataaatgtcctgaatgtgggaagagcttcagtcaaaatTCAGAACTCAAAAGCCATCAAAGGcttcacacgggagagaaaccctacaaatgctcaGAGTGTGGGAGATGCTTTAGGTGCAGCTCAAAGCTGACGGTACATCAAAGacttcacacaggggagaagccctataaatgcctcgagtgtgggaagagcttcagtcagagctcaAACCTTAAAAACCATCAAAGAGTCCACACCGGagagaagccttataaatgcctcgagtgtgggaagagcttcagcgaGAGTGCGCGCCTTAGACATCATCAAAGATTTCACTCCGGGGAGAAGCCTTACAAGTGCTCTGAGTGCGGCAAGGACTTCAGTGAGAGATCAAACCTCAGAAGGCATGAAAGACTCCATACCggggagaagccctataaatgcCCCAgctgcggaaagagcttcagtcagaaatcCTCTCTTAAAAGGCATGAAAGTATGCATGTAGAGGAGGAGGAACCCCAGAAATAG
- the LOC144587186 gene encoding uncharacterized protein LOC144587186 isoform X6 — protein MLEEGDDPFVREPSDDGCSGGGCPVLSGDGRDNDTQCEQQNRKRGIKKHGNKLVTSKGSDLSLKGSTKAFHKREKGTKYALCGRNLKRHGYFQKNHRGERTEKGGKQMRSSAELNRWRRSHPSKKPYKCSVCGKGFGKSTKLRHHQRVHTGEKPYECSDCGRRFCQSSSLKCHQRIHTGEKPYRCSVCGMAFRWSFSFRAHQKFHTGEKPFECSECGKSFCHSAGLKNHQRIHTGEKPYECSECGKTFTWKLSLKNHQRVHTGEKPYPCFECGKSFGQNSELKSHQRLHSGEKPYECSECGRRFGYSSNLREHQKIHTGEKPYKCVECGKSFSRSAFLKSHERIHTGEKPYKCLECGRQYRRTSNLYSHQKSHMLENGGGEGGKSVSRDSTLRKHQSGHAGEKPHKCSACGKSFSQRSTLKSHQRVHTGEKPYKCTECGRSFSESVSLKNHTKIHTGEKPYQCSECGRRFSLRSYLSHHKRVHTGEKPYKCAVCGVSFRWSFSFRVHQSSHTADKPYQCSECGRSFSHRSYLAHHKSVHTGEKPYKCSTCGSCFTQKSSLEKHQRIHTGEKPFQCLVCGRTFREVTLLKNHESIHTGERPCPCSECGKSFSRNADLKAHQRLHSGEKPYQCSECGRSFRYSSNLREHQRIHTGEKPYKCSECGKSFSQGAGLRKHERVHTGEKPHKCPECEKSFSDRNTLKEHQRVHTGEKPFKCLECGKQFRRSSDLSLHQKLHTGENKCEECGKSFSQRSDLTKHRRVHTGEKPYKCLECGKSFSQSSALKSHQKVHAGEDPYKSTEGGKSQSLHMGENPYKCSECGRTFRYNSKLKIHERIHTGEKPYKCPECGKSFSQNSELKSHQRLHTGEKPYKCSECGRCFRCSSKLTVHQRLHTGEKPYKCLECGKSFSQSSNLKNHQRVHTGEKPYKCLECGKSFSESARLRHHQRFHSGEKPYKCSECGKDFSERSNLRRHERLHTGEKPYKCPSCGKSFSQKSSLKRHESMHVEEEEPQK, from the exons ATGCTGGAAGAAGGGGACGATCCCTTTGTCAGGGAGCCATCCGATGATGGGTGCTCAGGAGGGGGCTGCCCAG TTCTTTCAGGTGACGGAAGGGACAACGATACACAGTGTGAGCAGCAGAACAGGAAAAGGGGAATAAAAAAGCATGGGAATAAATTGGTCACTTCGAAAGGCAGTGACCTCAGTTTGAAAGGAAGCACAAAGGCATTTcacaagagagagaaggggacaaAATATGCCCTGTGCGGAAGGAACTTGAAGAGGCATGGATACTTTCAGAAGAATCACAGAGGGGAGAGAACCGAGAAGGGTGGGAAACAAATGCGCTCAAGTGCAGAGTTAAACAGGTGGAGAAGATCCCACCCATCCAAGAAACCCTATAAGTGTTCAGTTTGTGGGAAGGGCTTTGGTAAAAGCACAAAGCTTAGACACCATCAAAGGGttcacaccggagagaaaccctatgaatGCTCGGACTGTGGAAGGCGCTTCTGTCAGAGCTCCAGCCTTAAAtgccatcaaagaatccacactggggagaagccctacAGATGCTCGGTCTGCGGAATGGCTTTCCGCTGGAGCTTCTCCTTCCGAGCGCATCAGAAGTttcatactggggagaagccCTTTGAGTGctcagagtgtggaaagagcttctgtcACAGTGCAGGTCTTAAAAACCACcaaagaatccacactggggagaaaccctatgaatgctcagagtgtggaaagacctttaccTGGAAATTATCCCTCAAAAACCATCAAAGGGTCCACACCGGAGAGAAGCCCTATCCATGCTTTGAATGCGGGAAGAGCTTCGGTCAAAATTCAGAGCTCAAAAGCCACCAAAGACTCCActcaggggagaagccctacgAATGCTCAGAGTGCGGAAGAAGATTCGGATACAGTTCAAACCTTAGGGAGCATCAAaaaatccacacgggggagaagccctataaatgcgtagagtgtggaaagagttttagtcgaAGTGCGTTCCTTAAAAGCCATGagcgaatccacacaggggagaaaccctacaaatgtttAGAATGTGGCAGGCAGTACAGACGCACCTCAAACCTTTACTCACATCAGAAAAGCCACATGTTGGAGAACGGAGGTGGAGAAGGTGGGAAGAGCGTCAGCCGGGACTCCACCCTGAGAAAGCATCAAAGTGGCCACGCTGGGGAGAAACCCCACAAATGCTCAgcctgtggaaagagcttcagtcagaggtCAACCCTTAAAAGCCACCAAAGAGttcatacaggggagaagccgtacaaatgcacagaatgtggaaggagcttcagtgAGAGTGTGTCCCTCAAAAACCATACAAAaatccacaccggggagaagccgTACCAGTGCTCAGAGTGCGGAAGGAGATTCAGCCTCAGATCCTACCTGTCACACCACAAAAGagtccacactggggagaagccctacAAATGTGCCGTGTGTGGTGTGTCTTTTCGTTGGAGCTTCTCCTTTCGAGTGCATCAAAGCAGCCATACTGCTGATAAGCCGTACCAGTGCTCGGAGTGCGGAAGGAGTTTCAGCCATCGGTCCTACCTTGCACACCACAAGAGtgtccacactggggagaagccctacAAGTGCTCAACGTGTGGGTCGTGCTTCACCCAGAAGTCATCCCTGGAAAAACACCAGAGAATTCATACCGGGGAGAAGCCCTTTCAGTGCTTGGTGTGCGGAAGGACGTTCAGAGAGGTGACCCTTCTCAAGAACCATGAGAGCATCCACACTGGGGAGAGGCCCTGTCCATGCTctgagtgtgggaagagcttcagtcgaaATGCGGACCTCAAAGCCCACCAAAGACTCCACTCGGGGGAGAAGCCCTACCAGTGCTCAGAGTGTGGAAGGAGCTTCAGGTACAGCTCAAACCTGAGGgaacatcaaagaatccacactggggagaagccctaTAAGTGCtccgaatgtggaaagagcttcagtcaaggtgcaggccttagaaagcacgaaagagtccacacaggagagaaaccccatAAGTGCCCAGAGTGTGAGAAAAGCTTCTCCGATAGAAATACTCTTAAAGAGCACCAAAGagtccacactggggagaaacctttcaaatgcttggagtgtgggaagcAGTTCCGACGCAGCTCAGACCTTTCCTTGCACCAGAAACTCCACACGGGGGAGAAtaaatgtgaggaatgtgggaagagcttcagtcagagatcAGATCTTACAAAGCATCGAAGAgtccacaccggggagaagccctataaatgcctcgagtgtgggaagagcttcagtcagagctcaGCCCTTAAAAGCCACCAAAAGGTCCACGCTGGGGAGGACCCCTATAAAAGCACTGAAGGTGGGAAGAGCCAAAGTCTTCACATGGGGGAAAATCCCTACAAATGCTCCGAGTGTGGAAGGACCTTCAGATACAACTCGAAGCTGAAGATacatgaaaggattcacactggagagaagccttataaatgtcctgaatgtgggaagagcttcagtcaaaatTCAGAACTCAAAAGCCATCAAAGGcttcacacgggagagaaaccctacaaatgctcaGAGTGTGGGAGATGCTTTAGGTGCAGCTCAAAGCTGACGGTACATCAAAGacttcacacaggggagaagccctataaatgcctcgagtgtgggaagagcttcagtcagagctcaAACCTTAAAAACCATCAAAGAGTCCACACCGGagagaagccttataaatgcctcgagtgtgggaagagcttcagcgaGAGTGCGCGCCTTAGACATCATCAAAGATTTCACTCCGGGGAGAAGCCTTACAAGTGCTCTGAGTGCGGCAAGGACTTCAGTGAGAGATCAAACCTCAGAAGGCATGAAAGACTCCATACCggggagaagccctataaatgcCCCAgctgcggaaagagcttcagtcagaaatcCTCTCTTAAAAGGCATGAAAGTATGCATGTAGAGGAGGAGGAACCCCAGAAATAG